The following DNA comes from Pseudomonadota bacterium.
TCCGTGCTCTCCTCCCCCCCACCTCCTCCTCCACATCCTACTACGTTAAGGGTAAGGATTATGGCGTAGGTGGTGGTAAAAAGGTGCTTTAGCATGCTGGTAAGGTAGCTTAATCATAGGGAGGGGTCGAGATACTGCTAATTTTTACCTGCGTTGAATTAGCCACCCCGCCGTGGTACCTCTATAGACGCTTATGGACCCCAATATGGTGGTCTACATATCTCTCTATTTTAACAGGGTCGTTTCATGGGATTTACCTGCGGTATAGTCGGACTTCCAAACGTTGGAAAGTCCACAATCTTTAATGCATTAACATCAGCCAAGGCAGCGGCGGCTAACTTTCCGTTCTGCACCATAGAGCCGAATACTGGCGCTGTTCCTGTACCGGACCCACGCATCGAGGTGTTAGCTGGAATTGCGAAGTCCGCAAAGCTTATCCCTACTCAGATAACCTTCGTTGATATAGCTGGACTTATCAGGGGAGCATCCAAGGGCGAGGGTCTCGGCAATCAGTTCCTCGGTCATATTCGCGGCGTTGATGCGATCGCGCACGTGGTGAGGTGTTTTGATGATGAGAACATCGTGCACGTTGATGGCTCCGTAGATCCACGCCGTGATGTTGAGACGATCGACACTGAGCTTATCCTCTCAGACCTCGATGCTATTGAGAAACTACGCTTCAAGATAGAGAAGGCTGCCAAAACCGGGGATAAGAGCGCTAAAGCTAGGCTCGCCATCCTAGAGCCCCTTGAGACTTGGCTTAATCAGGGAAAACCAGCCCGTACCTTTAAGAGCTCAGGGCTCTTTATCGGAACTGAGGAGGATCTTGTTGAGGTCACATCAAATCTACTGACATCAAAACCTGTGCTCTTCGTTGCAAACGTTCCTGAGAGCGAGCTACTGCACATCCCTACTCCGGGTGGCAAACTGCCGGTCGATGTGCTTGCTGCCTATGTAGCGGAGCTTAACTCGGCCCTAGTTACCATCTCTGGGCAGGTAGAGTCCGAGATATCAGAGCTTAATCCAGAGGAGCGGCGTGAGTTCTTAAGCTCCCTTGGGGTAGAGCAATCAGGACTAGATCGCCTCACCATTGCTGGGCACAAACTGCTTAATCTTATAACCTTCTTCACCGTTGGTCCTAAGGAGTGTCACGCCTGGACAGCTCAGGCCGGGAACACCGGGCCGCAGTGCGCTGGAAAGATCCACTCAGACTTTGAGCGTGGCTATATCCGGGCCGAAGTTATCTCGTATACCGACTATGTTCAGGCCGGTAGCGAGCTAAAGGCTAAAGAGGCTGGAAAGATGCGCACTGAGGGCAAGGAGTACATCATGCAGGACGGAGATATCGTGCACTTTAGGTTTAATGTGTAAAACTCCTGCCACTGGGATAATTAGTGGCGTGTAGCCCCTAACCCGTCATTCGCATCTTTGCCTGTAAAGTGCGAATAGGAAGATACTAAACTGAGCCGAGGTGGATTCGAACCACCGACCCACTGGTTAAAAGCCAGTTGCTCTACCGACTGAGCTATCGGCCCGTAAGGGTAGTGACAGTATAGAGAATGTGTGAGGACTTGTCATCTGTTCTA
Coding sequences within:
- the ychF gene encoding redox-regulated ATPase YchF, yielding MGFTCGIVGLPNVGKSTIFNALTSAKAAAANFPFCTIEPNTGAVPVPDPRIEVLAGIAKSAKLIPTQITFVDIAGLIRGASKGEGLGNQFLGHIRGVDAIAHVVRCFDDENIVHVDGSVDPRRDVETIDTELILSDLDAIEKLRFKIEKAAKTGDKSAKARLAILEPLETWLNQGKPARTFKSSGLFIGTEEDLVEVTSNLLTSKPVLFVANVPESELLHIPTPGGKLPVDVLAAYVAELNSALVTISGQVESEISELNPEERREFLSSLGVEQSGLDRLTIAGHKLLNLITFFTVGPKECHAWTAQAGNTGPQCAGKIHSDFERGYIRAEVISYTDYVQAGSELKAKEAGKMRTEGKEYIMQDGDIVHFRFNV